The following are encoded in a window of Marinitoga sp. 1197 genomic DNA:
- a CDS encoding sodium-translocating pyrophosphatase has protein sequence MLYYIIIVPLIALGFAMFNYYSVLKLDEGTDKMKEVALAIREGAKTFVNHEYKTIGIYVVFISILLMIVTDINVGIAFILGALMSGSAGYIGMKMATYANVRVSNTARTTKNIGKTLKVAFQGGSVMGLSVAGFALLGLILVYIIFGIWRGQLNKENIVVIRNWLGISYIPFAMTVSGYALGCSIIAMFDRVGGGIYTKAADMGADLVGKTELNLPEDDPRNPATIADNVGDNVGDIAGLGADLLESYIGAIISSVVLVLYASFLISKDIKEISYITTYKLSTYPVFFTILGLIGAMIGILYVIFKKCSDNPHKELNISLFSSAAITIILTFFLSVYYLKDLPQDELKLMNFRFGVYSPWLSAIVGIFSGIIIGLLAEYYTSDKYKPTKELAKFAKGGPAIVISKGMALGMKSVLYPVFMLMFGILIADYFSGLYGVAMAAMGMLSFVAATVSVDSYGPVADNAGGISEMAKLDPEVRKITDMLDSVGNTTAAIGKGFAIGSAAFAALSLFASFVYSQINPSMQVDLKSFLNINLLSPKTIAGALFGAALPYFFSAYLIDAVVNAAEKMVEEIRRQFKEIPGLMEGKSKPDYNRCIKISSDGALKEMKVPSLIAVLTPLISGFIFGTDFVGGLLAGTTFSGVMLAIYTANSGGAWDNAKKYIENGNLEGEGKGTDAHNASVVGDTVGDPLKDTVGPSLDILIKIMAVTSLITVSIFKIYHLF, from the coding sequence ATGTTATATTACATAATCATCGTACCGTTAATTGCTTTAGGCTTTGCTATGTTTAATTATTATTCCGTTTTAAAACTGGATGAAGGTACAGATAAAATGAAAGAGGTCGCCTTGGCTATCAGAGAAGGCGCAAAAACATTTGTAAATCATGAATATAAAACTATTGGTATATATGTAGTGTTTATCTCCATTCTTCTTATGATTGTAACAGACATAAATGTTGGCATTGCTTTTATTCTTGGTGCATTAATGAGCGGAAGTGCTGGATATATTGGTATGAAAATGGCTACATATGCCAATGTAAGAGTTTCAAACACTGCACGAACTACTAAAAATATAGGAAAAACATTGAAAGTTGCTTTTCAGGGCGGTAGCGTAATGGGATTGTCTGTTGCTGGATTTGCATTATTGGGGTTAATATTGGTTTATATAATATTTGGTATCTGGCGTGGACAATTAAATAAGGAAAATATAGTTGTAATAAGAAATTGGTTAGGAATAAGTTATATCCCATTCGCTATGACTGTTTCAGGATATGCTCTTGGCTGTTCCATCATTGCAATGTTTGATAGAGTCGGTGGTGGGATTTATACCAAAGCTGCTGACATGGGAGCTGATTTAGTAGGAAAAACAGAATTAAATTTACCAGAAGATGATCCAAGAAATCCCGCAACAATAGCTGATAATGTGGGAGATAACGTGGGAGATATTGCAGGATTAGGAGCTGATTTACTGGAAAGCTATATTGGAGCAATTATCTCTTCTGTTGTTTTAGTATTGTACGCTAGTTTTTTAATATCAAAAGATATTAAAGAAATTTCATATATTACAACGTATAAATTATCAACTTATCCTGTTTTTTTCACAATATTAGGATTGATTGGGGCGATGATAGGAATATTATATGTAATATTTAAAAAGTGTTCTGATAATCCGCATAAGGAACTTAATATTTCGCTATTTTCCTCTGCGGCAATTACTATAATTTTAACCTTTTTTTTAAGCGTCTATTATTTAAAAGATTTACCTCAAGACGAATTAAAATTAATGAATTTCAGATTTGGTGTTTATTCTCCATGGTTATCTGCAATAGTTGGCATTTTTTCCGGTATTATAATAGGTTTATTAGCTGAGTATTATACGAGTGATAAATATAAGCCTACAAAAGAATTAGCAAAATTTGCCAAAGGCGGACCTGCTATTGTAATATCAAAAGGTATGGCGTTGGGAATGAAAAGTGTTTTATATCCTGTTTTTATGTTAATGTTTGGAATCTTAATTGCAGATTATTTTTCCGGTTTATACGGTGTAGCTATGGCAGCAATGGGAATGCTTTCGTTTGTTGCTGCAACGGTTTCTGTTGATTCGTATGGACCGGTTGCAGATAATGCTGGTGGTATAAGTGAAATGGCAAAATTGGATCCTGAAGTAAGAAAAATTACTGACATGCTCGATTCTGTTGGAAATACAACTGCTGCAATTGGAAAAGGATTTGCTATTGGATCAGCTGCATTTGCGGCTTTATCATTATTTGCATCCTTTGTTTATTCCCAAATAAATCCTTCCATGCAGGTAGATTTAAAAAGTTTTTTAAATATAAATCTTTTAAGTCCAAAGACAATAGCAGGCGCATTGTTTGGAGCTGCTTTACCGTATTTTTTCAGCGCATATTTAATTGATGCTGTGGTAAATGCCGCAGAAAAAATGGTTGAAGAGATCCGCAGACAATTTAAGGAAATTCCAGGATTAATGGAGGGAAAAAGCAAACCAGATTATAATAGATGTATTAAAATAAGTAGTGATGGCGCATTAAAAGAAATGAAAGTTCCATCCTTAATTGCAGTTTTAACTCCTTTAATATCAGGATTCATATTTGGAACAGATTTTGTAGGTGGATTATTGGCAGGAACCACTTTTAGCGGTGTTATGCTGGCAATTTACACAGCAAATTCTGGAGGAGCATGGGATAATGCAAAAAAATATATTGAAAATGGAAATTTAGAAGGTGAAGGGAAAGGTACGGATGCTCATAATGCCTCAGTTGTAGGAGATACTGTTGGCGATCCTTTAAAAGATACTGTAGGTCCTTCCCTTGATATTTTGATAAAAATCATGGCCGTTACTTCATTAATCACAGTTTCCATATTTAAAATATATCATTTATTCTAA
- a CDS encoding diguanylate cyclase: MESFNGFLRETLFGKDYLKIINNRIFRVRITERFLFNYDSYLNISKALESLNEFGLILPEKIVYNDEKYYIYTEYWNEVPITEIKINEEIYYNILYRVYDIVDRLTHSMNFIIPYIYIDDIYIDETDNITLIPSVFIPKKNTKIILNEKNDENGVINVLKILAKKLYNLMNVKNTKIENFINTIEKESFECVHDLYTLLLNFFKHKKQFERIKIPHFIDRELERRKILRALGKKHIFIYGNQRIGKTRLIKFMNFKFKELNYTIINARNIKDIFPGLKIPENLNIFYFLNLIENLRQKENNFKLIIIVDDYQDIDIKFKNFIEELIIKSFDFPFSFILLSHIPPKVKFENTEYIELKPFDRKKTKILLKIILSTDFLNKYPEIIDIIYNLSKGYPGNIFQIVKDLYTLKIIEFKNGEYIFYPEKIKNKKIIDLATEKISKIPKNIKNDLKLLSTLGFRFNQKDIEYLENFFHMSFDKSILYALEKDILLKENDEYRFFNLIYQNLFHESLNQNEKVKIHVYLSQKNESLKKKIFHLKNANKVKSAIALIIKEMKKSLFKWQNLNFIDYGFNEIKDMTENIPFSAIAIYLSKKYFFNEYSEDMKQYIEKISKSKVYNYIAYLFLKFSDEKKLSELLLQWINDKKTSDYKKVLYIYYYLSINSSSLNNEKFFEYYIKFEKIYYRYKHLSKFKTIKGMILNMLGIKTETDLPELSLKYYNEALTISLETNYKRLTQIVYVNIAILYEGLNSNLSEYYNKKVLEISKEIGDYHTYNRILINIANNKLYKGDIKDFFELINRAENYSKINKDHNSYILANDIKNYYFLYAKDYSNLNSNIRKIENYVKNKSFVSTSLKHIKDNIFILKAFFDKNKTLLSNKKYKDLISKNEFFQNLYNLMFEKNEKLVYNSWLFFKNNPLIYLKEEMVSLTAEKLARYSFNSEFEKWVLDLIAEFKDKKLSLAMLYEGLGLFYNVKNEKFKSLKYLRKAQKIYDNLLMKNKFEEINYYLINQFKIPTFTYEEIYSLNSKIESYHYNNLISKIHSYEKINNLIIDLLKSDSPKYLVDKIGEYLRDEYPINEILIRILTKNYEVEYNFNFKDENELKEDQFNTKPLKLSYISDYKDYKYHIYLSNTNIELSQKEAADILDNIIIIEDVLYSILDKITHYEHSIVDPLTSAYTRRYMENKLKELYGLYERYKFDFSVILIDIDDFKKINDKYGHQKGDEILTELVNSLKKNLREFDMVCRYGGEEFLIILPNTNINDAELIAKRLIKDINIDLLEKTKLNITCSIGVSSISTTIKEPKLKNIIKNADEALYKAKNSGKNRVEVMRGD; encoded by the coding sequence GTGGAAAGTTTTAATGGTTTCTTGAGAGAAACATTGTTTGGAAAAGATTATTTAAAAATAATAAATAACAGAATTTTCCGTGTAAGAATCACGGAGAGGTTTCTGTTTAATTATGATTCATATTTAAATATATCAAAAGCTTTAGAATCTTTAAATGAATTCGGTTTGATTTTGCCGGAAAAAATTGTGTATAATGATGAAAAATACTATATTTATACAGAATATTGGAATGAAGTTCCTATTACTGAAATAAAAATAAATGAAGAAATTTATTATAATATTTTATACAGAGTTTATGATATCGTCGATAGACTGACACATTCAATGAACTTTATCATTCCATATATTTACATTGACGATATTTATATTGATGAAACAGATAATATTACTTTAATACCTTCTGTTTTTATCCCTAAAAAAAATACCAAGATTATCCTCAATGAAAAAAACGATGAAAATGGTGTTATAAATGTGTTAAAAATTTTAGCTAAAAAATTGTATAATTTAATGAATGTTAAGAATACAAAAATTGAAAATTTTATAAATACTATAGAAAAAGAATCCTTTGAATGTGTTCATGATTTATATACATTATTATTAAATTTCTTTAAACATAAAAAACAATTTGAAAGAATAAAAATACCTCATTTTATAGATAGAGAACTTGAGAGAAGAAAAATTTTGAGAGCTCTGGGAAAAAAACATATATTTATTTACGGAAATCAACGGATTGGAAAAACTCGTTTAATCAAGTTTATGAACTTCAAGTTTAAAGAGTTAAATTACACCATTATTAATGCCCGAAATATAAAAGATATATTTCCCGGATTAAAAATTCCGGAAAACCTAAATATTTTTTACTTTTTAAATCTTATAGAAAATCTAAGACAAAAAGAAAACAATTTTAAATTGATAATAATAGTGGATGATTACCAGGATATTGATATTAAATTTAAAAATTTCATCGAAGAATTAATAATTAAAAGTTTTGATTTTCCATTTTCTTTTATATTATTATCACATATTCCCCCAAAAGTAAAATTCGAAAATACTGAATATATTGAATTAAAACCTTTTGATAGAAAAAAAACTAAAATATTATTAAAAATAATTCTGTCAACGGATTTTTTAAATAAATATCCGGAAATAATTGATATTATATATAACCTTTCAAAAGGATATCCAGGGAATATTTTTCAGATAGTTAAAGATTTATATACTCTTAAAATAATTGAATTTAAAAATGGTGAATATATTTTTTATCCTGAAAAAATTAAAAATAAAAAAATAATAGATTTAGCAACAGAAAAAATTTCCAAAATACCAAAAAATATAAAAAATGATTTAAAACTTTTATCCACTTTAGGATTTAGATTCAATCAAAAAGATATTGAATATCTGGAAAATTTTTTCCACATGTCTTTTGATAAATCAATATTATATGCTCTTGAAAAAGATATATTATTAAAAGAAAATGATGAATATAGATTTTTTAATTTAATATATCAAAATTTATTTCACGAAAGTTTAAATCAGAATGAAAAAGTAAAAATACATGTATATCTGTCTCAAAAAAATGAATCTCTCAAAAAAAAGATATTTCATCTAAAAAATGCAAATAAAGTAAAAAGTGCTATTGCTTTGATCATAAAAGAAATGAAAAAATCTTTATTTAAATGGCAAAATTTAAATTTTATAGATTATGGATTTAATGAAATAAAAGATATGACAGAAAACATTCCATTTTCTGCAATTGCTATATATCTTTCTAAAAAATATTTTTTTAATGAATATAGCGAAGACATGAAACAATATATTGAAAAGATCAGCAAAAGTAAAGTTTATAATTACATTGCTTATTTATTTTTAAAATTCTCTGATGAAAAAAAATTAAGCGAACTTCTTCTTCAGTGGATAAATGACAAAAAAACATCCGATTATAAAAAAGTATTATACATATATTATTATCTCAGTATAAACTCTTCAAGTTTAAATAACGAAAAATTCTTTGAATATTATATCAAATTTGAAAAAATCTATTATAGATACAAACATTTATCTAAATTCAAAACTATTAAAGGTATGATTTTAAATATGCTTGGAATAAAGACTGAAACTGATTTACCTGAATTATCTTTAAAATATTATAATGAAGCTTTGACAATATCTTTAGAAACAAATTATAAGAGATTAACACAAATAGTATATGTAAATATTGCTATATTGTATGAAGGTCTAAATTCTAATTTATCAGAATATTATAATAAAAAGGTTTTGGAAATATCTAAAGAAATAGGGGATTATCATACATACAATAGAATTCTTATTAATATTGCAAATAATAAATTGTATAAAGGAGATATAAAAGATTTTTTCGAATTGATAAACCGCGCAGAAAATTATTCAAAAATAAATAAAGATCATAACAGTTATATTTTAGCTAATGATATAAAAAATTATTATTTTTTATATGCAAAAGATTATTCAAACTTAAATAGTAATATAAGAAAAATAGAGAACTATGTAAAAAATAAATCATTTGTATCTACGAGTTTAAAACATATAAAAGATAATATTTTTATTTTAAAAGCCTTTTTTGATAAAAATAAAACATTGTTAAGCAATAAAAAATATAAAGACTTAATTTCTAAAAATGAATTTTTTCAGAATTTATACAACCTTATGTTTGAAAAAAATGAAAAGCTCGTTTATAATTCATGGTTATTTTTCAAAAATAATCCTTTAATATATTTAAAAGAAGAAATGGTTAGTTTAACTGCTGAAAAATTAGCCCGTTATTCATTTAACAGTGAATTTGAAAAATGGGTATTAGATTTAATCGCAGAATTCAAGGATAAAAAACTATCTTTAGCCATGTTATATGAAGGGTTAGGACTATTTTACAACGTAAAAAATGAAAAATTTAAATCATTAAAATATTTAAGAAAAGCTCAAAAAATTTATGATAATTTATTGATGAAAAATAAATTTGAAGAAATTAACTATTACTTAATCAATCAATTTAAAATCCCAACATTTACTTATGAAGAAATCTATTCTTTAAACTCTAAAATAGAAAGCTATCATTACAATAATTTAATTTCAAAGATTCATTCATATGAAAAAATAAACAATTTGATTATAGATTTATTAAAATCTGACTCTCCAAAATATCTGGTCGATAAAATAGGCGAATATTTAAGAGACGAATATCCTATAAACGAAATATTAATACGTATATTAACCAAAAATTATGAAGTGGAATATAATTTTAATTTTAAAGATGAAAACGAATTAAAAGAAGATCAATTTAACACAAAACCTTTAAAATTATCATATATTTCAGATTATAAAGATTACAAATATCATATTTATCTATCAAATACAAATATTGAACTTTCTCAAAAAGAAGCTGCTGATATACTGGATAATATAATCATCATTGAAGATGTTCTATATTCAATTCTAGATAAGATTACTCATTACGAACACAGCATCGTTGATCCTTTAACTTCTGCATATACAAGAAGATATATGGAAAATAAATTAAAAGAATTATATGGACTATATGAGAGATATAAATTTGATTTTTCAGTTATTTTAATTGATATAGATGATTTCAAAAAAATCAATGACAAATATGGACATCAAAAAGGTGATGAGATATTAACCGAATTGGTAAATTCCTTAAAGAAAAATTTAAGAGAATTTGATATGGTTTGCCGATACGGTGGAGAAGAATTTTTAATTATTTTACCAAATACCAATATTAACGATGCTGAATTGATTGCAAAAAGACTTATAAAAGATATAAATATTGATTTATTAGAAAAAACCAAACTAAACATCACATGTAGTATAGGGGTTTCATCAATTTCCACTACTATTAAAGAACCAAAATTAAAAAATATAATAAAAAATGCTGATGAGGCTTTATATAAAGCAAAAAATAGCGGTAAAAATAGAGTAGAGGTTATGAGAGGAGATTAA